From Triticum aestivum cultivar Chinese Spring chromosome 4A, IWGSC CS RefSeq v2.1, whole genome shotgun sequence, a single genomic window includes:
- the LOC123088350 gene encoding disease resistance protein RPM1, whose translation MAGTVVSMARSMLGGAISMAASAAATEMSLLMGVRKDIWFIKDELKTMQAFLVAAEKTKNKDLLLKVWAEQVRDLAYGIEDCLDEFMVHVGSQSRSRRLLKLKDRHRIASQIRDLKARVEEVSNRNTRYNLITVDASSSIDEVNSYTEDIRNHSASNIDEAELVGFAKSKQELIEMVDVNSRDGLCKMICLVGMGGLGKTTLARKAYESKQDIVNKFSCCAWVTVSQSFSKIEMLKDMLRQLLGTNSLRKCLKDLEGKSVQVDDLGMYLRKELEQKRYFVVLDDLWTIDSCQWIKDIAFPSRNNEGSRIIVTTRDAGLAEQCTSESLIYHLKHLQAEDATDLLLRKSRKTKEDMKNDKEMTTVVNKIVKKCGGLPLAVLTIGGMLSTKKVTEWESIYNQIPSELEINPSLEAMRRIVILSYNHLPSHLKSCFLYLSIFPEDFEIKRRRLIERWIVEGFVRATAGVRIEDVGKGYFDELVNRSMIQPSRRNIEGIVKSCHVHDIMRDVMVSISQHESLVYLAQDNVTSVTEETFRHVAYHGGMCPKIVMDWSHVRSVTVFGERSLGPSPSVCSPDMRMLRALDLENAQFQVTQKDISNIGLFRHLKYLNFSQPRGFSHIYKLPRSIGRLQGLRTLNIRDSYITKLPIEICKLKSLQSLRCTRNYSYLYFDMYSPKECLVQTLCLSMLFTPLTDPSDCTEKVAELHMATEGATKQKCRVLCDAIQKLTCLRSLSVDGSLEWLHVVSSPPPLLRSLKLDGSLGELPGWVGNLMHLVKLYIMGCKIKEEGKIMEILGPLPNLMHLRLGSDSYIGEKLAFKRGAFPNLKKLGIYDLSGLRELKFEDGTTQRIYNLYFSAWNNVIHLLTKNTDACSVNAF comes from the exons ATGGCGGGGACGGTGGTGAGCATGGCGAGGTCCATGTTGGGGGGCGCCATCAGCATGGCTgcatccgccgccgccaccgagatGAGCCTCCTCATGGGCGTCCGCAAGGACATCTG GTTCATAAAAGACGAGCTCAAGACGATGCAGGCATTCCTTGTGGCTGCTGAGAAAACAAAGAACAAAGACTTGCTACTGAAGGTGTGGGCAGAGCAAGTAAGAGATCTAGCATATGGCATCGAGGATTGCCTTGATGAGTTTATGGTGCATGTGGGAAGTCAGAGCCGGTCTCGACGGCTGCTTAAGCTGAAAGACCGCCACCGGATTGCCAGCCAAATTCGTGATCTCAAAGCAAGAGTAGAAGAGGTGAGCAACAGGAACACACGCTACAACTTGATCACCGTTGATGCCTCCAGTAGCATTGATGAGGTGAATTCCTACACGGAAGATATTCGCAACCACTCAGCTAGCAACATTGATGAGGCAGAGCTTGTGGGTTTTGCTAAGTCTAAACAAGAGTTGATTGAGATGGTGGATGTCAACTCCAGAGATGGTCTTTGCAAGATGATATGTCTCGTTGGCATGGGCGGTTTAGGCAAGACTACTCTTGCAAGGAAGGCATATGAAAGTAAGCAAGATATCGTGAATAAATTTTCTTGTTGTGCATGGGTCACCGTCTCACAGTCCTTTTCCAAGATAGAGATGCTAAAGGACATGCTTAGGCAACTTTTGGGTACCAACTCGCTGAGGAAATGCTTGAAAGATCTCGAAGGGAAGTCGGTGCAGGTAGATGATCTCGGCATGTACCTCAGGAAAGAGCTAGAGCAGAAGAGGTACTTTGTTGTTCTTGATGATTTGTGGACCATAGATTCGTGCCAATGGATCAAAGATATTGCTTTTCCTAGTAGAAACAACGAAGGCAGCCGAATAATAGTAACAACACGAGATGCTGGCTTGGCTGAGCAATGCACTTCTGAATCGCTTATCTACCATCTTAAGCACTTGCAAGCAGAGGATGCCACAGATTTGCTACTAAGAAAGAGTAGAAAAACAAAAGAAGACATGAAAAATGATAAGGAAATGACGACCGTGGTCAACAAAATAGTAAAGAAGTGTGGGGGTCTACCGTTGGCTGTACTCactataggaggcatgctttccaCCAAAAAGGTTACAGAGTGGGAAAGTATCTATAATCAAATCCCCTCAGAGCTCGAGATCAACCCTAGCCTTGAAGCAATGAGGAGGATAGTTATTCTAAGCTACAATCACTTGCCATCTCATCTCAAGTCATGCTTTTTGTATCTAAGCATCTTTCCTGAGGattttgagatcaaaaggagacgTCTGATAGAGAGATGGATAGTAGAGGGGTTTGTTAGAGCCACGGCTGGGGTGAGGATTGAGGATGTGGGAAAAGGTTACTTTGATGAGCTAGTCAACCGAAGCATGATTCAGCCATCAAGAAGGAACATAGAAGGAATTGTTAAGAGCTGTCATGTCCACGATATCATGCGTGATGTCATGGTCTCAATTTCCCAACATGAAAGTCTCGTGTACTTGGCACAAGATAATGTAACTAGTGTCACAGAGGAGACCTTCCGACATGTAGCATACCATGGTGGCATGTGCCCAAAGATAGTTATGGATTGGAGCCACGTCCGGTCAGTAACTGTGTTTGGTGAGAGATCATTGGGTCCATCACCTTCAGTTTGTTCACCTGACATGAGAATGCTCCGGGCCTTGGATCTAGAGAATGCACAGTTTCAAGTCACACAAAAGGATATCAGCAACATAGGATTGTTCCGCCACTTGAAGTATCTGAATTTTTCTCAACCTCGAGGATTTTCACATATTTATAAACTTCCTAGATCCATAGGGAGATTACAAGGCTTGCGCACCTTGAACATTAGAGACAGTTATATTACAAAACTGCCAATTGAGATTTGTAAACTCAAGAGTCTACAGAGTCTCCGTTGTACCAGAAATTATTCCTATTTATACTTTGACATGTATAGCCCCAAAGAATGCTTGGTGCAAACACTTTGTCTGTCCATGCTGTTCACACCTTTGACTGATCCTAGTGATTGTACCGAGAAAGTTGCTGAGCTACACATGGCTACAGAAGGGGCCACCAAGCAGAAATGCAGGGTACTCTGTGATGCCATTCAGAAGCTCACTTGCCTCCGCTCCCTTTCAGTGGATGGTTCACTCGAGTGGCTACATGTtgtctcctctcctcctcccctgttGAGGAGTCTGAAGTTGGATGGATCCCTTGGAGAGCTTCCTGGTTGGGTTGGCAATCTGATGCATTTGGTCAAGCTTTACATAATGGGCTGCAAAATAAAGGAAGAAGGTAAAATCATGGAAATCCTAGGGCCACTTCCCAACCTCATGCACCTTCGCCTTGGAAGTGACTCTTATATTGGGGAGAAGTTGGCGTTCAAAAGGGGAGCATTCCCAAATCTCAAGAAGCTTGGTATTTATGATCTGTCGGGACTGAGAGAGTTGAAATTTGAGGATGGCACCACACAGAGAATTTATAACCTGTACTTTTCAGCTTGGAATAACGTGATACATTTGCTGACGAAAAACACTGATGCATGCTCTGTTAATGCATTTTAG